A genomic region of Quadrisphaera sp. RL12-1S contains the following coding sequences:
- a CDS encoding rhomboid family intramembrane serine protease, with protein sequence MTDPAWGPQAPGQDPVCPRHPDRVAYVRCQRCERPTCPECQRPAAVGFQCVDCVREGSRGARQARTAFGATVRRGRPVVTLSIIGICVAVFLVQYAALPGLPYALGFAPVVAAAEPWRFLTAAFLHGGVIHIAFNMYALYLFGSYLEQQFGRLRFAALYLITAFGGSVGTLLLVSPDSRGWGIVSVGASGAVFGLFGALVLVQRKLNQQFGQVVVLIVINGAIGFLVPGIAWQAHLGGLVTGLALGAVYAYAPQRARTPVQAAGAAAVALVLLVAAVTRMAATGLL encoded by the coding sequence GTGACCGATCCTGCCTGGGGGCCCCAGGCTCCCGGGCAGGACCCGGTCTGCCCCCGCCACCCCGACCGGGTCGCCTACGTCCGCTGCCAGCGCTGCGAGCGGCCGACCTGCCCCGAGTGCCAGCGGCCCGCGGCGGTGGGGTTCCAGTGCGTCGACTGCGTGCGCGAGGGCTCCCGCGGTGCGCGGCAGGCCCGCACGGCCTTCGGCGCCACGGTGCGCCGCGGCCGCCCCGTGGTGACGCTCAGCATCATCGGGATCTGCGTCGCGGTCTTCCTCGTGCAGTACGCGGCCCTGCCGGGGCTCCCCTACGCGCTCGGGTTCGCGCCCGTGGTGGCCGCAGCGGAGCCGTGGCGCTTTCTCACGGCCGCGTTCCTGCACGGCGGTGTGATCCACATCGCGTTCAACATGTACGCGCTCTACCTCTTCGGCTCCTACCTGGAGCAGCAGTTCGGCAGGCTGCGCTTCGCGGCGCTGTACCTCATCACGGCCTTCGGCGGATCCGTGGGGACCCTGCTGCTCGTGAGCCCCGACAGCCGGGGCTGGGGGATCGTGTCGGTGGGGGCCTCCGGCGCCGTCTTCGGCCTCTTCGGCGCCCTCGTGCTGGTCCAGCGCAAGCTCAACCAGCAGTTCGGCCAGGTGGTCGTGCTCATCGTCATCAACGGGGCGATCGGCTTCCTGGTGCCGGGCATCGCCTGGCAGGCGCACCTGGGAGGGCTGGTCACGGGCCTGGCGCTCGGGGCGGTGTACGCGTACGCGCCCCAGCGGGCCCGGACCCCCGTGCAGGCGGCCGGAGCGGCCGCCGTCGCCCTGGTCCTCCTGGTGGCCGCCGTGACGCGGATGGCGGCCACCGGGCTCCTGTGA
- a CDS encoding cell division protein CrgA — MPESRIRRRRAWTAPREKSAGPRPSPRWWVTVMLALMVLGLVWIVVYYLSGATYPVPALGPWNLGVGFGVVLIGFAMTTRWR, encoded by the coding sequence GTGCCCGAGTCGAGGATACGTCGCCGCCGCGCGTGGACAGCCCCGCGCGAGAAGAGCGCCGGGCCCCGCCCGAGCCCCCGCTGGTGGGTGACCGTCATGCTCGCGCTGATGGTGCTCGGGCTGGTGTGGATCGTCGTCTACTACCTCAGCGGCGCCACGTACCCCGTACCGGCGCTGGGCCCGTGGAACCTGGGCGTGGGCTTCGGCGTGGTGCTGATCGGCTTCGCCATGACCACCCGCTGGCGCTGA
- a CDS encoding peptidylprolyl isomerase, with protein sequence MEATLHTNHGDVRVVLFPDHAPKTVANFTGLATGEKEWTDPQTGAKRTDRFFDGLTFHRVIPGFMVQGGDPVGNGTGGPGYTFDDEIHPELTFTKPYLLAMANAGKRGGQGTNGSQFFITVAPTTWLQGKHTIFGEVADEESKKVVDAIAGVRTGAMDRPVEPVVLESVEIGE encoded by the coding sequence ATGGAGGCGACGCTGCACACGAACCACGGGGACGTCCGCGTGGTGCTGTTCCCCGACCACGCTCCCAAGACCGTGGCCAACTTCACCGGTCTGGCGACGGGTGAGAAGGAGTGGACCGACCCGCAGACCGGTGCCAAGCGCACCGACAGGTTCTTCGACGGTCTCACCTTCCACCGCGTCATCCCGGGCTTCATGGTCCAGGGCGGTGACCCGGTCGGGAACGGCACGGGCGGCCCGGGCTACACGTTCGACGACGAGATCCACCCCGAGCTGACCTTCACCAAGCCCTACCTGCTGGCCATGGCCAACGCGGGCAAGCGCGGTGGACAGGGCACCAACGGCTCGCAGTTCTTCATCACCGTGGCACCGACCACGTGGCTGCAGGGCAAGCACACGATCTTCGGCGAGGTCGCCGACGAGGAGAGCAAGAAGGTCGTCGACGCCATCGCCGGTGTCCGCACGGGGGCCATGGACCGCCCGGTGGAGCCCGTGGTGCTCGAGTCCGTCGAGATCGGCGAGTGA